Within the Vallitalea longa genome, the region TGATTCAATGTTAATGGTTCATAATACTGATAATGTTTTTCTATTTCTTCTTTACTGAACTTATCTCTTAATAAATACATCGCCATCAACAAGTCTACCTGTTTACACATTTTATGTCTAAATACAAAAAGTGGATGGTAGTATTTGTATAACAAGGATCTTTTTTCTTCTGGCAATCTCTCAGGGTGCCATGGTTTTCTATATAAAAATGTATCATCCTGCCCATATATCTCTAATTTTTCATCATATGGAAAATACATATTATCTGCTGCTTTTTTAAATAACTCTAATTCTGTTTCTTTTAATTCCAACCTATTTGCCAGTTCTTTATATTCTTTCAATCTATTTTTTTTCATCCAACAAACTGTATCATATGCATACAATAAATTTTCTCTTGCCATAAGATTGGTATAACAATTATTATCGACCAAAGCTGTATACTCATCTGGTCCTGTCACACAATGAATACAGAACTTATTATCTCTTTCTTTGATAAAATCTCCTACATCTAACCAAACCCTTGCTGTTTCAATATAAACTTCAGCAGCTTTTTCTACAAGATATTCTACATCATCTGTTACCTCTACATACTTATGGAATGCATAGGATATATCAGCATTGATATGATATTGCGCAGTCCCGAGTGGGTAATACGCAGAAGCTTCTTTACCATTGATGGTTCTCCATGGATACAGTGCACCATTAGGGTGTCCAAGTTCTATGGCTCTATCTCTAGCAGCATCTAATGTACTATATCTAAAATCAAGAAGATGCTTAGCTAAATCTTTTGATATATATACTAAAACTTGTATAATATACATCTCTGTATCCCAGAAATTATGCCCTTCATAACCTTCACCTGTAATTCCTTTTGCCCCCATACCTGTCTTTCCATCACGACCACAGGCTTGCATCAAATGGAATAAATTGAACCTGATTCCTTGTTGTAATGCAGCATCCCCTTGAATCTTGACATCTGCACTATCAAAGAAATCATAAACATAAGATTTTTGGTCCATAGCAATATTATTAAATCCTTCAGTACTTGCTTGTATTAATATTTTATTGGTAATCCCTTTTATTTCATTCGGGTCATAATCCATAGAAGATACATAGGATATGTATTTCTCAAAAGTAACTGTTTGATTCTGTATCCCTTGAATCTGGTATCTGACACTTGACTTATATTCTTCTTCAACATTGGATATTTTATAATCGTTATTGGATATCAACTTATTTTCACTAGCACAACATAATACAAATTTTGTATTCTTTGTTTTGCTTATAATTGATAATAATGTATTGTCCGCCTTTATTTCTTCAGGTTGTAAGACTCTACTATAAGGACCATAATCGATTAATGGATTAGTATCTGCTGTGTGATTGATGACATCTCCATCAATCTCGGATATTATATTGATTTCTCCATCAAAATTAAGTGGTGTTATCTCACATTTAATAGCCATAAGATGTTTATTCGTTAGTGAGACCAATCTTTTGAATGTTATTCTTATTTTTTTTCCTTTTGGAGA harbors:
- a CDS encoding glycoside hydrolase family 65 protein; the protein is MINSRMSEKGDNILGISEKSKAIYPYNEWEIIEDRFDVNNNYRNETVFALSNGYIGTRGTFEENYKFDKETGLEGTFLNGFYESEKIRYGEFNYGFPDVSQTMLNVQNGKIIKIKLDDEEFNMNEGSILEYKRVLKLKEGILIRNITWVSPKGKKIRITFKRLVSLTNKHLMAIKCEITPLNFDGEINIISEIDGDVINHTADTNPLIDYGPYSRVLQPEEIKADNTLLSIISKTKNTKFVLCCASENKLISNNDYKISNVEEEYKSSVRYQIQGIQNQTVTFEKYISYVSSMDYDPNEIKGITNKILIQASTEGFNNIAMDQKSYVYDFFDSADVKIQGDAALQQGIRFNLFHLMQACGRDGKTGMGAKGITGEGYEGHNFWDTEMYIIQVLVYISKDLAKHLLDFRYSTLDAARDRAIELGHPNGALYPWRTINGKEASAYYPLGTAQYHINADISYAFHKYVEVTDDVEYLVEKAAEVYIETARVWLDVGDFIKERDNKFCIHCVTGPDEYTALVDNNCYTNLMARENLLYAYDTVCWMKKNRLKEYKELANRLELKETELELFKKAADNMYFPYDEKLEIYGQDDTFLYRKPWHPERLPEEKRSLLYKYYHPLFVFRHKMCKQVDLLMAMYLLRDKFSKEEIEKHYQYYEPLTLNHSSLSTCILGILSCDLGYYDKAYEYFTSTSRLDLDDYNQSVHTGIHAANMAGTWMNIVFGFAGMKTYDDKLTFNPYIPKAWGSYSFNVTYKNKIINVTINHEQIIYKLTQGDECVIKHKDKELVLIKDKDVVVTAKFENVEKEDDSSKDKDKHKVFG